CGAACGTCGACCGCCGCCACCGCGGCATCCGACCGACGTGGAGGTCCGGCCTCGGCAACTTCCCGGCCGCCCGCATCCGCTCGACCAAGCGGCGCGAGCACGAAAGGGCGGCCGCCAGGTCCTCGATGCTCAACAGGGGTTCCAGGAAGGCCGGGGCGGCGTCGGGGCGCGGGGTGGAGTTCAAGAGCCACCTCCTTGCCCATCAGTCTCGCGGCGGAAGTCTTGTGAGGCGTGCTCGATGAAGTGGTCGATCCCAGAGGCGGACCATCGCCGCAGCGCGCCGAGCTTGAACCCGCGCGGAATGATTCCGTCGTCGGCCAGCCTGTAGACGGAGCGTAGGGAACAGCCGAGACGGCGCGCGACTTCGCGGCCATCGAGAAGGACGTCGGACGAATCGGACTCTTGGCTTTGAGGAGGCATGTGTTTCTCCGAAACGAGATTCGGGGCGATCGTTCGCCCGTGCTCGACTCGGAGTGTCACCGACGGAACAGAAATCTGATTTATTCCAGCGATTTATTCCGGCGTTGTGCATCGCGTCGTCAGTATCTGACGGGGATTGCAGATCATGAATTCCGGTGCCGGAATAATGATCCGCTCTTGACGTGGATTTCAGGCGTGCTTTTTTCCGGCGCGTTTCCGGCGGCGGTCTATGGCCTTTCGGACGTCATTCACGGTGATGTCGAAGTCGACGGCCAATCCCCCGTAAGTCGAGTAGCGACCGGTCCTCCACGCATCGAAGATTCGTTTGTCCATGTTAGGGTCGGTATCAGCGGGCCTGCCTCTGCGAGGGGGACCCGTCACGGTCGCTTCCTGACGTGGCTTTGGAGACGGCGCGGGGGGCGGGGGCTCGGCAAGGATGCTGAAATCAAACTCAAACGGCGGTAGGCCGTCGATCAGGGCGATCAGTCCCGCCAACCGCGCGGGGGTGGAGATGTATCGGGCGTAGTCTACATCCGACGAATGCTTGAACTTTATGGCATCGACGATGCCGTGGATCGTCCACAGGTCGGTAGACGATTCCGGCATTCCGACCACGCGAAGACGGCCGTCGAGTTCGTGAAGGCCGCACCCCATGACCCGCATCAGCCCGTCGCTATAGTGGAGGAAAGCCCGGGTGCGACTCCAAACCTCGGTCGCCAACGCGTGGACCGAAATCCCGTCGGGTGGTGACACGCCGTCGGTCGAGATCAGGTCGTGGAATCGCGTCGCCGAGTAGATCAGCCATGCCATTTCAGCCCGGAGCGCGGCCAGATAGAATCTCGCGTCGATGGGGAACCGGGGCCCGCCGCCCGGCCACGCCGGGGGGAGCGGCCTGGAGACGAACCGCGTCATCAGAGTGGGACGCAGCACGATCGGCGACTTGCAGGGGTGGGCGTCGTCGCCGTCTCGGGTCGGATCGGACATGTCGAGATCACCTGAATCGCGGGCCGAACCCGGCCGCGGCGTCAGGTGATGAACGCGCCGGCCGGGTCCGCTTGGCTTCCCAGGTGGCCACCCGAGAAGCCGTCCCGCGATACTATTGTACAGGAAGCCCGGCCGCGACGTGTAGATGATATAGGCCGAGTGATTTCGTCGATTCTGGGGAGGGGGCTTCTATGCCGAAGCTACTTCGCGGACATTGTCTCGCGCTCAGCGTGGTTGAGCTGACGCGGCGTCACATCCTCGTAGACGACTGGCTCAGCCACGGCGCGTTCCGGCTGTTCAAGGACGACCGGGACGACGAGCAGGTCCAGGCGACGGCTCAGGCCTTCCTGAGTGGCGGCGGCGGTATCCTGTCGGTCGTCTGGGAACGTGGCTCTTACCGGGGCGAAGTGACGTCCCGGGCGACCGCGATCCGGGGCTACCGGCAATGGTTACTGACCTGCGAGGGCTGCGGCCGAGGATGTCGGAAACTGCTCGTAGCCCCCTCGGGGAGGGTCGCGTGCGGCCGATGCCTCGGTGTCCGCTACCCGGACCAGCGGCGACAGCGCTCGTGGGCGTCCTCGGTCTGGCTGGCGGTGTACGATCCGGGAGCATTCACTCGCCAACCGGGTCGACAGGAGGGGTTGTACCGCTGGGGGGTCGGAGAGATCCGGCGTCTCGGCCTGAAGCGTTGAGTGGTGCTTTTCGCGCTGAATTCGCTTTTCACGCAAGCCAATTGGTCCGGGGGCGAGTCATGGCTCGCACCCGAGGGGCATTGCCAGGATGCCGACCTTGGTTGCTTCGGGCATGTCGGCGCGGGCTGGAAATGCGTCGCAGCCCTTAACTCCGGAGGTCGTCCAGGAACTCGGATGCGGGCTCGACGCTGGTGACGAGGAGATGATCTCGCGCTCGGGTGCACGCGACGTAAAGCAACTGGCGCTCGGTGTCGTAGACTTCCTGGAGGTCCGCGTCGTCGCCTACGGTCTGAATCCGCTCCTGTAGCGGGATGACCTCGTCGTCGCAGGCCATCACGGCGACGGCGCGGAACTCCAGGCCCTTCGCGAGATGCATGGTGCAGATCGAGAGGCGTCCGCTCGCGGTCTCGACGTGTTCGTCGAGGACCTTGTACGGCACCTCCGCGGCGCTTGCGGCGGCGATGGCGCGATCCAGCTCGGCGGCGGATCGGACGAAGAGGCCGATCTCGTGGGGTAGGACTCCGG
The DNA window shown above is from Paludisphaera mucosa and carries:
- a CDS encoding helix-turn-helix transcriptional regulator; its protein translation is MPPQSQESDSSDVLLDGREVARRLGCSLRSVYRLADDGIIPRGFKLGALRRWSASGIDHFIEHASQDFRRETDGQGGGS
- a CDS encoding helix-turn-helix transcriptional regulator, translating into MNSTPRPDAAPAFLEPLLSIEDLAAALSCSRRLVERMRAAGKLPRPDLHVGRMPRWRRSTFVQWIAQGGR